Genomic window (Stegostoma tigrinum isolate sSteTig4 chromosome 48, sSteTig4.hap1, whole genome shotgun sequence):
gaatgtgcagaatAGATGGATTTACCATTGTTAATgcttggaaaatgggattggatttgATGGGGAGATCATCATCCGGTCAGTTTGCACTCAAATGTCCTCTATCCTCACTGTTGGGATTCTCCGACAACAGTCAATCCCCCTGCTTGATTCTAGCGTTTCTTTTGATCGCTTCCAAATGTCATTGAGTTGGACTATCACCAGCTCTTCGATTTGAACTCATTTCCCAGAAATAGGCCTTCATAGGGAGGGGATTTGAGTGTCAGATTAGGGATAGCTTGcagcagttgtacagggccttggtgaggctacaactttggtattgtgtgcagttttggcctcctagtctgatgaaggacattcttgctgtggaggcagtccagtgaaAGCTCAtaggactgattcctgggatggctggGCTGGTATATGGAAACAGACTGGGCCAACTGGTCTCATACTcagtagaatttagaagagtaaggggCTCGGGGTTGGCCGTGGaggaatctcacagaaacatataaaatccaaATGGGACCAGACAGGTGAGATGGGGCAAGAATATTCCTGATTTTTGCGAAATCTAGAAATAGATGACTAGGAATACAAGGTCAGCCATTCAGGATCGAAATGAGGAAacatgtttttcacccagagagctgGAAACGTTGGcattctctatcacagaaagcTTCGAGGATCAGCTCACGGTATTCAAGAAaaagctggatgtggcccttgcggTTTAAGGAAtgaaggggtatggagagaaagcgggagtggGATATTGAGATTGCATGATTGGCCTTGAGCAAATTGAACAGTGGTGTAGATTGTAGgggacaaatggcctactcctggacctattttcaatgtttccatgtttctatgagaGTAGGGTTCTGGAGTATCAGGATTACTGATCGAACAACTCCACAATTGAATGCATATTTGATAATATAAACAACTATCTGGTCAACTGCActggaaactgaaagaaaatagTGTATCAGTAACAGAGATGTGGCCCACTGTTATAACAAATGAGACAGAATGCATAATACTATGAACAAaagctgaaagaattgtggatgttgcaaatcagaagcaaaaacagaaattgctggaaaagtctcagcaggtccagcagtaactttggaaagaaatcagagataacattttgcatcgAATGACCTTGCCACATAATATTAATATTAGCATTATCTGTGCAGTAATGATTAAGAGAAGATGCTAAAAATCAGAGATGCCCTTGGCCCCCTGAAACCTTCTTCTCATCCGATTCCCTCTGACTCCCTTCCAtcttccaaccccacctcctcttGGGTATTCACCATCCGTCGTAACATTCTGCTCTCTAATGCTGAGTGTTCTGTACTCAGGAAAGGCCTCAGATTCATTCCTCTGCATCCCTACCTGAACGCATTTTGGATACTACATGATGTCAAATTCTTATTCTGCCATCTTTGCccctgtgcccatttctttgcaCAAGAGtcatctccccatcccacagaccccttcagcCAGTTCCAAAGCTcgccctccacctggaccccctCCATCTGGCCTTTAATCTGCTCTCAATCTGTCTGTCGTGAACTGTTGATGTGATActggtcacctcaatttctctgcatcCCTCGGCAAATCTAATCTTACTCCCTCCGAACTGACTAcacatcttttctgatgaagtatcaagtcccaaaacgtcagcttttatggtcctaagatgctgcttggcctactgtgttcatccagctccacacattgtaatttcggattctgcagcatctgcagctcccattatctctgatcacaaattcaTCCTCACTGCGAAgactcttccaggatgcctaacctaaaggagttaccctcctccctccggaccaacctcaggggacctgtctcccactgcaactctcttgtcatctctTCGGCCTTCAAACTGCTCGActatgtcctgaagcaaaccaggtaccacagccacatcgtctttctcagcacctgccgatggaaccagatcatccccattggactacagtccacattcaagccttcccaatttggccctcaCCGTGACCATAtccacatccagaacattgagacacttcagaagcgtttctccctgcgagtcctgaatcagcatttctgatgaagggtctaggccagaaacgttatcttttgtgctccgaagatgctgcttttcctgctgtgttcatccaactccacactttattatctcagattctccagcatctgcagttcccattatcactgactgcACTCCATACGCTTAGATCGAactctgactttgttattaaATCTGCCGATAGGGGTGGTATTGATGCAGTCTGGCGTACTAACCCCTGCATTGCAGATGATGAGCACtcgctctcagatacctcctcctttctcctctggaccatgaccccaccatggcacatcagacCATTGTATCAGCTACAGGAACTAATCTTACTTCATCTGATCACCTCCCCCAACAACCAACCAACATTACCACCAAGCTGATTGTCCCCCAGGCTCACACAACTCACTTCTACACCCTTCCAAATATCAACAAACAGGTTTGTCCTGGCAGAGCCATTGTTTCAGCCTGATCCTGCCTAACGGAACTCATCTGTTCCTATCTTGACTCAGTCTCCTCCCCCtgggtccagtccctgcccacatacatctgtgattcctctgatgctttacaccagtttcagaatttccaatttttaagttccagccacctcctctttcccATGGATGTGCAATCGCTCTTCACATCCATTCCTTATCAGGAGGGAGTTAGGGGTCTCCGCTTCTttctggagcaaagacctgaacccaccaccaccctcctctgtttGGCCAACCTCATCCTcattctcaacaacttctcttttaactcattttcttcaggtcagacgGGTGGTCATGGGTCCCTGTACGGcctcagttatgcctgtctcttcttGGAACCGCGGAACATTTTTTTGTTCCAGTCTTTTTTCTGGCCCtacccacaattctttctccaatatgttgatgatatcatcggtactgcttccctctctcgttgGGAATTGGAAAAAGTTcatcgattttgcttccaatttccaccctgtcctcgctttcacctggtctgtctctgactcctcccttcccttccttgatatctgtgtttccatttctgaggatataCTGGCCACATATAGCCACTATGAACCCAAtgtctcccacagctatctgggcTGTACATCCCCAGAGCCTACGGCCTGTAAAGATTCTGGCCCACTCTCTCAGTTCCtcgtctccatcgcatatgttcagatgaggtcaactttgacaagggagcctctgaaatgtccaccttcttcctcaactgaggattcctgaGCTCTATTGACTGTAGGGCCCTCACCCAGGTTCGACCAATGTTCCGCACTTGTGCCCTCATATCTTCTCTTCCCTCCAGCAAAGaatgatagggttccccttgtccttaccgaccatcccaccaacatccacattcagaagatcatcagacgccatttctcaCGTCCAgtgagatgtcaccaccagaAGCATATTCCCTCCCCTcacttgtccaccttccacagggactgttttTTCTGGGGCATCCTGGTCTACTCTCCATTTACCCCAACGACAGGCTTCAGCCCCACGGTACCTTACCCtgcaactggcgaaggtgcaacacctgcccatttacctcctctctccccggtatccaagggcccaaacatacattccaggtgaagccacacttcacctgcacttcccagaatctagtctgctgcatttgctgctgatgatgtggtctcctctaccttGGGAAAATGAAACATACGTTGGGTGAAAACTTCACAGAACATCTTAGTTCTACTCATTTCcggttgcctgccacttgaacacaccaccctcttccctggccaacatctctgtctcaggcttgctgcagtgttccagtgaagctcaatgccaACAGGAAGaagaacatctcattttccacttagggaccCTGCAGAACCTCCAGACtcagtatcgagttcaataaGTTTAGGGCCTCAGCTGTCCCATGTcttagccccctaccccacacaacaggccttttatcacatagtctgccattacacaatttctattgttagtcactaacagtccgcAGTAACAGCTATGTGCCCTGTGAGCCATATCATGACCAACtgctttgtctatccaactgctcttctctctctatcCTTCATCCTATTGTTTACActttaccccatccccctccctattttctgtatatacactgacgttttcccagctaccatcatttctgaggaaggatcaccggaattgaaactttaactctgtttttttttcttcacagatgctgccagacttgctgagcttttccagcaacttctgcttttgttcatgaTAAGGATACTCTTCAGCATAACATTCACAGCTACAAATACTGACATAAAATAAATTGAAGCAAAATTCACTTTCAGAAATCACAGAAATATGTAAAGAGCCAAATTCTTGTAGGTAATTATGCTCACACTCCTTTTACACAGATGAGTGCTTTCAGATTCGATGCACATTTATATTGCAGGCATTCATCTGATGTTCGTGTGAGGGCACAGCTCCATCTGATACAATTAGCAGATTTGGGAAATGCCTGACAGAAAATATGCAGCAAATCAAATCACAGCTATAAAAGAAAGATCTGGCCAACTGACACTGTACAACACAGGGTGAGTCGTAGAACTTTAACATGGCAGAGACAGACACTGATTAATTCTGCGCAATATAATTAGGGACAGATCGTGGTGGGATAGAAACTAGGCAGACTTCCCATTTGTCACAATAAAGGTAGTGATGTAATCATATGAAGTGTGTTGTTCAGTAGTAACTGAGGGGCTAATGGTAGAAGAAGTGGCGACTGAGTATGGCACGACAGAAGGAGAAACATGGTCAAATCAGTCATCTGTTACATTCGGTATGACTGACATTTTCATATGGACTTATTTGAAATCCAATGTACCATGACTCCTCTGTCAGAATAGATCCATGACTAATAAAACATGAGGTCCTGACAAATAAATGTATCCATGAACGAAGGGACCCAACACTCAGATGCCCTGACCAAAATATGATAACACCAAAGCAGAAAACCATTATCCCGTGTAAGTCTAGTCTGCATGAAATTACTGTTTTTCAACAGTATATTCAATTTCCGCTCCCTATGCTTGAACCATAATACAGGCCTTTAACCTAGCAATGCATGGTGATTGGTACCATGGAACCATtgaaccatagaaatgatacaaAACATTTCCCCATCTAGTCCATGCCAGCCCAAAACACAGAGATACGCTATCCAATCCCACCTTCCTGCATGCAGCCCTGCAGTTTACAGCTGTTTAGAGGCAGAtccaaatacttttaaaaagagTTTCGGCTCTGTGAGTCCTCAGTCAAGTTAGGGAGTAAATTAAAGGCAGACTCAGGCTTTGTGCAAAAAAGGCTTTGCCTCACGTTGGCATCGGTCCAGCCTCGTAATTTAGTTTGGAATTTATCTTGCAGTTTCACCAATTAAATTTTAATTACTAAATCTGAAAGTCTTTTACCATACATGATTTTTAATACAAAAATATAATTATGATGAGTTACTAAATTATCGTATAAAAGATGAATAAATCTTTCAAAAGAAGAAATAGCAGTGCATTATCAACTCTGGAACACATGTGAATCCATTTCCAAGTGATGCACTTCTCCAGTAAATGCCTCCGGAATTGCCAAACAAACATTTCAGTCATACTCACGCTACGAAACGAATTAAAACACAGATCAAAATGGGCTGAAAACACAGTTACCAAGAGGTGGCTTCTATCATTTTTTCTGGAAAGGCAATTCATGGTGTCTTGGTTAGTGACAAGAATGATTCCAAATCACGCAGGTTTTTGGAAAACCGGGAACAACGAAACAAAAGAAAGGGGAGAAATATGTTACAATGTTAAAAAAAGCATCatatgctggaaattagaaacaacaacagaaattgattGAAAGAcgaagcaggtctggcagcatctgcggagagaattaaaagttattttctttttcaaatccaGTGGATTAAAGtattgatggtagctaggaaagtgtTTTCttcatgcagaagatagggtggaggcAGCGGATGAGGAgtgaaagataggtggagagattgaACCCAGTGAGAAACTGAAACTATGAGACACACAGAGAAGTGGATAACGGTGACCCTAGGAATATgtatagctgctaatggggaatgttagtggctaacaatgggtttgCGAAATtcatcttcatagaatccctacagtgtggaaacaggccctttggccaacaagtccacaatgaccctcagagcatcccaccaagaaccATCCCCTATTACCTGCCTGCTCTACATACATCTGGactctggagctgtgaggtggcaggGGGCAGAGGAAAACTTGGGGAAGgtgttcaagccctaaaattgttgaactccacACTGAATGCAGAAGGCAGTAGAAttaccaagcagaaaatgaagtgctgttcttccagccgACGCTGAGCTTTGCAGCAAGTTTGAAGCAGACATGTTAACTATGGAACaatgtggtgtgttgaagtggcaggcaatgagaCACACACAGGTTTTGTTTTGTGGCCGGAATGTTGGTGTTCTACCGAGCAGTCGCACAGTCTACATGTCGCTATCGGGTGTGGTGTCAGGAATTGACGAGGAATAGACTGGGGCGTACGAGGCAATGGTCGTCGTGGATGGCCGACAAGACAGAAGGAAATGTGCGCCTGGTGGCAACATCCCACTTGAGCTGGTGAATGACCTTGAAATAATATGCAAGTCATACTCCACAGGTAAGTTAGTATTGGTCGAGAGAGAATCAGATACATTTCTTTTTCCGGTCAATGACTGAATGGAAATTCTCCCAATAATTGCATTTCCATAAAAAATGCGAGTTCTCTCTAGTCCTGAAGGACAGTATTcattaattaaatgaaatgatacTTTATCTAACAATTTGTCATATTTGGTTGTGGAAGGTTGCAGTGCACTAATCAGCTCGTGCATTTCCAACATTACTGCAGGTgtataaactgcaatgaagatgCATCAATAAGACTAAATGATATTGCGAATTTGCAAGATCATAGAAAGATGACACAAATTCAAGAGCttgaaaaaaatcacattattaAATGCGAGTTGTGATGCATTCAAAATTCTGAGTTTTTTTCACTTCAGTGGgtcaaaacctcaatcaaattgccattcaatatgagcCTTTTTTGAGATGCTTCTTTGATTGTGCAAACAgaacaatcaaatcaaaattcTGAGTATAGAATCAATTGGAATACCTCTTGCAAGTGATGCCCCAGATGTGTCTTCATAAATTTAACAACGGTCAATATGTGTACAATAATCCTTGTTTTAATTTAAACTCAAACTGTTATTCTCACGAGTATAGTTTCTTACGTTGTTGCTTCGACACCTTATTTGAAACCAATGCGATGTTTATGAGTATAAATCTAGAAGTAGAAGTACTAAATTAGACGATTGAACAAGATAAAGAAAACGAAAAGCTGATTTCTTTCAGATCTATTTTTCACAATTTTTGCAGTCATATGAAAATCATCCAAGTCGATATCTGTACTTAGAACTAATCAACTTTAATTCTAATCACAAAATAAAGTGACATTATGAATGtttcttggattttttttgaacCTCATGCTTATccttttgggccccacacctcaggaaggacatactagccctggagcatgtcctgCAGAGATTCACAATgatgatcccaggaatggtaGGTTtcacgtatgatgaatggctaaggatcctgggattgtactcattagagtttagaaggttgaggggacgtcaaatagaaacttacaagataatatatggcttagaaggggtggacgctgggaagttgtttccattaggtggggagacgaGGACCGGTgagcactgccttaaaattagagacggtaaatttagaacggaaatgagacgacatttcttcagccagagagtggtgagcttgtggaattcattgccatggagtgcagtggaggccgggacgctcaaggcagagatcgacaaattcttgatctctcaaggaatcaagggctacggggagagtgcagggaagtggagttgaaaagatcatcagccatgatttaaatcgtggagcagactcgatgggccgaatggccttacttccactcctatgtctgacGGTCTTATGGTCATACGGTCTTACATCTCACTCTTCTTGATTTGTCTTCAGAGTCCTCCCTCTCTACAATGAGTAATTTGCGGTGCAATCTGATCTTAATTTGTAACCAACATATTGGTGCTCAAAGGACATGGCGATAAGAATGGATATGTGGATTAGCTGGGCAGGCCTTTTGTGAGCCGAAACAGACAGGAGGGTTTGTATGGCCTCCTTTCATACTGTATAAATCCATGCAATTGTTTAATGTGTTTACTTTAATTTCTGAACAAACGGGATTGTTTGATGGAACAGTGCAGAGACGACTTTATTTTTTAATGTAATCAAATGCTATATCTGGTTCCAAGAGCATTGTATTTGGACAGATTGAAGGAAAAATCTTTTCATACGAAACAATGGCCCGTACCAGCCTGAGAAATTCTGATtggaataaagaaaaggaaactTTGCTCTGAATTTAATTTGGGCCAATGTGCTCTGGGAGTTTTTGACAGGATAATTTGGAAGATTGTTTGTTCTGTATCTTATTATTTCCCAACATGCATCAATTATTTTATTGTTGTTATTTCAGCGTACATAAGAATGTCATGCCAGGAAGAATCAGATTCCCAGATACCCATacccagattttaaaaattacctgaACTTTCAACGGAATATATGGTGAATAATGCTGCATTTAGTGGTTCGAATGCCAGCAGTTGTATTTTAAAGTCATTGGTGAAAGCTGGGAGATGAGGGAAaagaaattgttcagaaatgaCAAAAAGTGTGGATGTTAAATCCATTTATAACTTGAAAACGGGGAAGCCACAATTTATGATGAACGGAGATAAAATGAGGGAGTTGCAATttaattaattccagtttttatcACTTGAATAAAAATCATTGCTGCTCTCATTGCAATCTCAAGCCCACAATTCCATCCAATCTAACAACCTTTCACTCTGACTTGAATATCAGTGGGAATGTGGAATGAAGTAAGTTAGATCTTCCCAATAACTAGCTCGTGCACATTCGGCATAATTGCCTTTTGATGTTGTAAACCCGCATGCTCAAGCAAAAGTACATATATAAGAATCTGAAGAAAGGGATTTGGCTCCTCAGGCCACTTCGAAACAGCGACAAGATCATGGTGTTCTGGCTGTGGcctaaactccactttcctgcctgccccaATACCCTTTGACTCTATGGCTGAAGGCCTGAAGTcttgttattaaaaaaaaagacttttgtaGCAGCACAGCCTTGCTGTGTTTATGCTGTACTAATTTAAAACACCAGTATCACTCATGTCTGAAGCCACTGCTTCAATCTTGCGCAGCCATATCCCATCTATTGTTGCCGATTAagggaaatttaaaacaaaaacaggaaaacgTCTCAGTTCCTGGAAATatcttttttgtttatttcttttaaagGCAGGAATGTTTGCTGGTGAATTTACATCAATGGACTTTTAATAATGACCAAAAAACGTGATGCTTGACAGATAAGTGCACGTTAAATTTAATCTGTACCTTTTCTCACATATTTCAGAGGTATGAAGCCTCCAGGAAGTTAAGACACAATGCCATCTTCCTGAAGAAATGTCCCGATCAGAAATGTCAACCTTccggttcctctgatgctgcctggcctgctgtgttgctccaggcTGCGTGGCCCTTAATTCGTATATGTTTGGTTTTCTTTTTCTCACGTTTAGCACAAGAGACCATTTTTGTGTGCGTTTGTGCgaaatttaaacagaaaaatcATGTTATTGTTTTTCACGGATTTTTACAGAGACTGTGAAAATCCTCCGGCCCAGATTTTACAAGCGCATCTCTCAAATCCATTTCCAAAGGGAGCCTTCTGCTGGTGAGCCTCAGCAGCTTGCAGAAGAGGCCAAATCTTGACAAACTGTCGAATAAGAATATATAAAGTGGTGCTCTTGGTTGATTTGTCTGTCATTGGCACGAATTAACAAGCCTCGACATAGTGATGATACACATTGCAGAACTGCTGAACCACTGCTACTTCGTGCTGCGTGCAGGTTTAGTGAAATGTTAAAGTCACCTCAAGGTGTTAAGCTGGACTCACTATTTATGACATTTCATAATCAActtggagaaatatttaaaagcatCTTGGAACTGACCTCTGAATTTTGTCTGTGTCACTGCATAAATACATGTATGCGTGCATGAACTTAAGAGTTGCAGCATGTGCCCGCTTTCTTGCAGAATATATTTGGGGTCATTGGGATTGGTACCTGTCAAATAGCTGTCACCAGAAATTTGCGTCAGTAGAAAATGGACAATGTACGTCAGCCACAACAGGAGGAAACTACCTGAGATGGCAAAGAGTAAAACGATGGACTTTCTCCTGCTCTCCATTTCTGTGTCACATTTATTACTTTTATTCCTGTTGAattggagtctcctgcgggctctatTTGCAACTATAATGTGTCTGACAGTCCTTACATTAAACAGTAAAATAAGGAGGAACGGGAGACACGGGGTTTGAATGCGGTCAAATGTGTCAAACAATCTCCACGCAACCGATGTGTAAAATATCGCTCTTATGTCGCAGGACCAGCCTACGCTATCAAGGATAAACAAGGGCCCATACACGAAGTAAAATGGAACGTTTATCGAACAGCATAGCACACATACTGTTCCAATAACTACAGATGCTACTTTTTCTGTGCAGTATTTCGTGTTCTGCCCCTGGTAACAGATAGTTAGGAACCGATCGAAGGTGAAGGCGACGGTCAACCAGACAGAGCAGTTTAGTGAAACGTGGATAAGGAGAATTATTTGACGACATCCCGGTGTGGTGTTCAGGAAACTATTTGGAAAATGTATTGCCAGAAGCCGACTTAAAATCACTGCGACGATAATAACAAGGAGATCCGTCACCGCCATGGATACCAAGTACCGAGTGACGCATCTTGAAAGACCACATTTTCCTCGGGAAAGTGTCACTATAGTCACCAGGTTGGCTGTAAGAGATAAagggtgagagaaagtgtgtgcgtgagagagagtcagagacaaACTGGCAGTCTGAGACAGAGACatgaagagacagacagatagacagaggATTTGGGAAAACAATTATACTTTTAGTGTGGCGAAAGATACTTGTATCAGTCATGTTGGATTCAGCTCAGGAAATTAGTCTTTTACTCATATTTCCGATGGTTTAGAAACAAGAATGTCTGTCACAAATAATAATTGAGCCCAGGATATAAAATATTTGAGATTCTTTATACTCAGATCTTCCCTGCAATATCTAAATTTCAGAACCAAACAGACTGAGTAACCATGCTAAAAAGGCAACAGAAAGCGTGTTGAATCATATCTGAACATGGTGAACAATGACAATAACAATACAACCCAGAAACAATCTTCTTCAGCTGATGCATCAATGATCTTTTCTCCACGTTAAAGTCAGAACAGGTGACATCCACTGAAGATTGCAAGAAGTTCATTATTCTCCACAGCTCATCAGATTCTGAAACAGTCCGCATTGAATTGCAGTAGGACTGCTCGGTGGCAAATTCTCGTGCCACTCATGAGCTGGGCATTTGCGAtctcaaaaagaaagaaaacagggaaagtGCTTGAGTACCTCACTTAATGAATCCCCAGTTCCTGCACACATGCTATGAGACAGAACGTGCGCAATGCAATACCCTGCTGGAtgtgtacagttgcagcaacaatCTTGAGTGCATCTGGTGGAAAAATGTTGCTTACTGACTGTTACCATGTCAATGAACTTTCACTCCCACCAGCAGGAACAGAAATTAGCCGTTTTATTGACAAGGTGCACTATAGAAATTAATCAAACGATCTGAGACAgaaccttctaaacccatgacaaCTACCTGAAAGAAGGGCAAAGACAGCAGATCACTGGAGATAGCATGACCTGCAAAGTTCCGTTCAAGGTACTCATCATGCTGACAGTGCCGCCATGTCAGTACCCTGTAACTACTTGCTTAACTCCCTTTCAGTGCACTTGCACAAAACGAACTGCAGGGTTCAACACGACATCAACTTCCGAAAGGAACCTCGGGTTTGGGAATGCttgctggcccagccattggTGCACGTAAACAAAACAAAGTCTAGAAATGGAATATGGCCATAAAGGAATCGAGAGAATTACAAAAAACGCAAACACGTCTGTGATAAATATCTGAAGGAAACAGGTTGTGATGTTTAAAACAAATATCTGTCGCAACGAGAATGAATGTCGTTGTTTGCCATTGGTCACTGTCTTGGAGAGTCTGCTGACTTTAGATTTCAATGCATGAGATAAAAAAGTACAGTGGTATTATAATACTCAACTGATTAAATTACAAGTTTATCATCGAGCTGAGAACATAATAAATCCTCAGCAATTCTGCAGACATGCATTTAAAACATCCGTAATctcagtgagataa
Coding sequences:
- the LOC132207469 gene encoding probable G-protein coupled receptor 139, which gives rise to MAVTDLLVIIVAVILSRLLAIHFPNSFLNTTPGCRQIILLIHVSLNCSVWLTVAFTFDRFLTICYQGQNTKYCTEKVASVVIGTVCVLCCSINVPFYFVYGPLFILDSVGWSCDIRAIFYTSVAWRLFDTFDRIQTPCLPFLLILLFNVRTVRHIIVANRARRRLQFNRNKSNKCDTEMESRRKSIVLLFAISGSFLLLWLTYIVHFLLTQISGDSYLTGTNPNDPKYILQESGHMLQLLSSCTHTCIYAVTQTKFRGQFQDAFKYFSKLIMKCHK